A single genomic interval of Monodelphis domestica isolate mMonDom1 chromosome X, mMonDom1.pri, whole genome shotgun sequence harbors:
- the HCFC1 gene encoding host cell factor 1 isoform X2, which yields MASGLQPAAVVASVSASSSAVAAAGSSSLAQLLQPRWKRVVGWSGPVPRPRHGHRAVAIKELIVVFGGGNEGIVDELHVYNTATNQWFIPAVRGDIPPGCAAYGFVCDGTRLLVFGGMVEYGKYSNDLYELQASRWEWKRLKAKAPKNGPPPCPRLGHSFSLVGNKCYLFGGLANDSEDPKNNIPRYLNDLYILELRPGSGVVAWDIPITYGVLPPPRESHTAVVYTEKDNKKSKLVIYGGMSGCRLGDLWTLDIETLTWNKPTLSGVAPLPRSLHSATTIGNKMYVFGGWVPLVMDDVKVATHEKEWKCTNTLACLNLDTMSWETILMDTLEDNIPRARAGHCAVAINTRLYIWSGRDGYRKAWNNQVCCKDLWYLETEKPPAPSRVQLVRANTNSLEVSWGAVPTADSYLLQLQKYDIPAAAAAAATATSPAANPVPSVPINPPKSPAPAAAAPAVQPLAQVGITLLPQAAATPPTTTTTIQVLPTVPGSPIPVPTTGRTQGVPAVLKVTGPQAPAGTPLVTVRPASQPGKAPVTVTSLPAGVRMVVPTQSAQGTVIGSNPQMSGMAALAAAAAATQKIPPSSAPTVLSVPAGTTIVKTVAVSPGTSTLPATVKVASSPVMVSSLGCFTPSLFPPPQVSNPATRMLKTAAAQVGTSVSSAANTPTRPIITVHKSGTVTVAQQAQVVTTVVGGVTKTITLVKSPISVPGGSALISNLGKVMSVVQTKPVQTSAVTGQASTGPVTQIIQTKGPLPAGTILKLVTSADGKPTTIITTTQASGTGTKPTILGISSVSPNTTKPGTTTIIKTIPMSAIITQSGATGRGVGQGPRDMYPNTFTLQKSPDTTSWVSPNGLNSESGYKVQAGVTSSPGIKSPITIITTKVMTSGTGTPAKIITAVPKIATGHGQQGVTQVVLKGAPGQPGTILRTVPMGGVRLVTPVTVSAVKPTVTTLVVKGTTGVTTLGTVTGTVSTSLAGAGGHNTNASLATPITTLGTIATLSSQVINPTAITVSAAQTTLTAAGGLTTPTITMQPVSQPTQVTLITTPSGVEAQPVHDLPVSILASPTTEQPTATVTIAESGQGDVQPGTVTLVCSNPPCETHETGTTNTATTTVVANLGSLQQPTQVQFVCDRQEAGASLVTSAVGQQNGSVVRVCSNPPCEIHETGTTNTPTVVSANLTVPTLLGTGQFVCSNPPCETHETGTTNTATSSMAGQHMLSIPSCLPQETGTANLAASSMAGQQVCSNPPCETHETGTTNTATMATSNMTGKRVCTNPPCETHETGTTSTATTAMSNMGSGQPATASQQRETYHTYTTNTPTTARSNMGTREPEKAPALAKPTCQTHQTSATGTTMTVRATEAPCPAAPRVCPSPSCEQSTTATGSTGPVTKSSSASGGSTSTGVGQLAFISRQSEVQHTHTTNTPTTARSNMGAGEANGVQGPTKPSCQTHQTSSTSTTMTVKATEVLCLAAATAVSSTCSNPPCETHETGTTNTATTSNAGTLQQVCSNPPCETHETGTTHTATTATSNVGSSQPGQQIPASPHCETHQTTSTGTTMTVNFGVPPPGPSPSRKTLEAALDSAAAPATASPAPTAPSPGQRVCSNPPCETHETGTTHTATTVTSNMSSNQDPPSTTGGQGEPENTQGENMTSTSSNAITTTVSSTQTRAVTAVTQSTPVPGPSVPNISAMTEMPPDAMTTEASVSATIAVAVTGTDTQEVALSATDILQPLEEIPAETEAPQQLLQPPSAPPGEQAEGTPATHSPDLQAAVDMSGAGEPSPGQEAASSAVVTAVMVQPQPQPEVDQLSLPQELMAEAQAGTTTLMVTGLTPEELAVTAAAEAAAQAAATEEAQALAIQAVLQAAQQAVMGAGEPMDTSDAAAVAQAELGHLTAEGQEGQPTSIPIVLTQQELAALVQQQQQLQEAQAQVQAQVHHHHHHHHHHLPTEALAPADSLNDPATESNGLSDLAGAVTSTVALLPSTATESLAPSNTFVAPQPVAPSPAKLQAAAALAEVANGIESPVGKPDPLPPPMKATAKKENQWFDVGVIKGTNMMVMHYFLPPDDAPSDDDSGTIPDYNQLKKQELQPGTAYKFRVAGINACGRGPFSEISAFKTCLPGFPGAPCAIKISKSPDGAHLTWEPPSVTSGKIIEYSVYLAIQSSQAGEPKSSAPAQLAFMRVYCGPNPSCLVQSSSLSNAHIDYTTKPAIIFRIAARNEKGYGPATQVRWLQESSKDSSTSKPASKRPLSSPEMKSAPKKSKADGQ from the exons ATGGCTTCGGGTCTGCAACCCGCCGCGGTGGTGGCCTCAGTCTCAGCCTCCTCCTCTGCTGTCGCTGCTGCCGGGAGCAGCTCTCTGGCTCAGCTGCTGCAGCCCCGCTGGAAGCGAGTGGTGGGGTGGTCTGGCCCCGTGCCGCGCCCCCGCCACGGCCACCGAGCCGTGGCCATCAAGGAGCTCATCGTAGTGTTTGGTGGTGGCAACGAGGGTATCGTTGACGAGCTGCACGTGTATAACACGG CAACCAACCAGTGGTTTATCCCTGCTGTTCGAGGGGACATCCCTCCAGGCTGTGCTGCCTATGGCTTTGTGTGTGATGGGACTCGACTGCTGGTGTTTGGTGGGATGGTGGAATATGGGAAGTACAGCAACGACCTCTACGAGTTGCAG GCAAGCAGGTGGGAATGGAAAAGGCTCAAAGCAAAAGCCCCCAAAAATGGGCCGCCTCCATGCCCCCGACTTGGGCACAGCTTTTCTCTTGTGGGCAACAAATGCTACCTGTTTGGGGGTTTGGCTAATGACAGCGAGGATCCCAAGAACAACATTCCGAG GTACCTGAATGACCTATATATTCTGGAGTTACGACCAGGCTCTGGTGTGGTAGCCTGGGACATCCCCATCACTTATGGGGTCCTGCCGCCCCCCCGGGAGTCCCACACGGCTGTAGTCTATACAGAAAAAGACAACAAGAAATCCAAGTTGGTTATCTATGGGGGAATGAGTGGCTGCAGGCTTGGGGACCTCTGGACCCTAGATATTG AGACCCTGACCTGGAATAAACCTACTCTCAGTGGGGTGGCTCCTCTCCCTCGAAGTCTTCATTCTGCCACCACCATAGGAAACAA AATGTATGTGTTTGGTGGTTGGGTTCCTCTTGTTATGGATGACGTCAAAGTGGCCACACACGAGAAGGAGTGGAAGTGCACCAACACACTGGCCTGTCTCAACTTGG ACACCATGTCCTGGGAAACTATTCTGATGGACACACTGGAGGACAACATCCCCCGGGCTCGAGCTGGCCACTGTGCAGTGGCCATTAACACCCGACTCTATATCTGGAGTGGGCGAGACGGTTACCGAAAAGCATGGAATAACCAAGTCTGCTGTAAGGACCTTTGGTACCTAGAGACAG AAAAGCCTCCTGCCCCATCCCGGGTGCAGCTGGTCCGAGCCAACACCAACTCCCTGGAGGTGAGCTGGGGGGCAGTGCCAACGGCTGACAGTTATCTCCTGCAGCTCCAAAAGTATGATAttcctgccgccgccgccgccgctgccacTGCCACCTCACCTGCAGCCAACCCTGTTCCATCTGTGCCTATCAATCCCCCCAAGAGCCCTGCCCCAGCTGCAGCAGCCCCTGCTGTGCAGCCACTGGCCCAGGTTGGCATCACACTGCTCCCACAGGCAGCTGCAACCCccccaaccaccaccaccaccatccagGTCTTGCCGACAGTGCCTGGCAGCCCCATCCCTGTGCCCACCACAGGTCGGACTCAAG GTGTCCCTGCTGTTCTCAAAGTGACTGGCCCCCAGGCTCCAGCAGGAACTCCCCTAGTCACTGTTCGACCAGCCAGCCAACCTGGAAAAGCTCCAGTTACTGTGACTTCGCTGCCCGCCGGTGTCCGAATGGTTGTACCGACACAAAGTGCCCAGGGAACA GTGATTGGCAGCAACCCTCAGATGAGTGGCATGGCAGCCCTGGCCGCAGCAGCTGCAGCCACCCAGAAGATCCCTCCTTCCTCAGCTCCCACAGTACTGAGTGTCCCTGCAGGGACCACCATTGTCAAAACTGTAGCAGTGTCTCCTGGCACCTCCACACTTCCAGCCACAGTGAAGGTGGCCTCCTCCCCAGTCATG GTGTCCTCTCTGGGGTGCTTCACGCCGTCTCTCTTCCCTCCACCTCAGGTGAGCAACCCAGCCACCAGAATGTTGAAGACAGCAGCAGCCCAAGTAGGCACATCAGTATCATCAGCTGCTAATACTCCCACCCGCCCCATCATCACCGTCCATAAATCTGGCACTGTGACTGTGGCCCAGCAAGCCCAGGTGGTGACCACCGTGGTCGGTGGGGTCACCAAAACCATCACTCTGGTCAAGAGCCCCATCTCTGTCCCAGGGGGCAGTGCACTG ATTTCTAATCTGGGCAAAGTGATGTCAGTTGTTCAGACCAAACCGGTTCAGACCTCAGCAGTCACAGGCCAGGCTTCTACTGGCCCTGTGACTCAGATCATCCAG ACCAAAGGACCCCTGCCAGCTGGTACCATTCTGAAGCTGGTAACGTCAGCCGATGGCAAGCCTACCACTATCATCACCACCACCCAGGCCAGCGGGACTGGAACCAAACCCACCATCTTGGGCATCAGCAGTGTCTCCCCCAACACCACCAAACCGGGCACTACCACCATCATCAAAACCATCCCCATGTCGGCTATCATCACCCAGTCCGGAGCGACGGGTAGGGGCGTCGGGCAGGGGCCGCGCGATATGTACCCGAATACATTTACTCTCCAAAAGTCACCCGACACAACATCCTGGGTGTCCCCCAATGGGCTGAATTCTGAGTCGGGGTATAAGGTCCAGGCTG GTGTAACCAGCAGCCCTGGCATCAAATCCCCAATCACCATCATTACCACAAAGGTCATGACATCTGGCACAGGGACACCTGCCAAAATCATAACTGCTGTCCCCAAAATCGCTACTGGCCACGGGCAGCAAGGAGTAACCCAG GTGGTGCTAAAGGGAGCCCCTGGACAACCAGGCACCATCCTCCGAACAGTTCCCATGGGTGGGGTGCGGCTTGTCACCCCAGTCACAGTATCGGCTGTCAAGCCAACAGTCACCACCCTAGTGGTGAAGGGTACCACAG gaGTTACAACTCTTGGCACTGTAACAGGCACAGTGTCTACCAGCCTTGCTGGAGCAGGCGGGCATAACACCAATGCCTCTCTGGCCACTCCTATCACCACCCTGGGGACCATTGCCACTCTTTCGAGCCAGGTGATCAATCCTACAGCCATTACTGTGTCAGCTGCCCAGACCACTCTGACAGCGGCAGGAGGGCTCACCACCCCGACCATTACCATGCAG cctGTCTCTCAGCCCACTCAAGTGACGTTGATTACCACACCCAGTGGAGTAGAGGCCCAGCCAGTGCATGACCTTCCCGTCTCCATCTTGGCCTCACCTACAACTGAGCAGCCCACAGCCACAGTCACAATCGCTGAATCAGGCCAGGGTGATGTGCAGCCCGGCACTGTGACCCTAGTGTGCTCCAACCCCCCCTGCGAGACCCATGAGACGGGCACTACTAATACAGCCACAACAACCGTAGTAGCAAACCTAGGCAGCCTCCAGCAGCCAACCCAGGTCCAGTTTGTCTGTGACAGGCAAGAGGCAGGTGCCTCATTGGTGACCTCAGCAGTGGGACAGCAGAATGGCAGTGTGGTGCGGGTCTGTTCAAACCCCCCCTGTGAGATCCATGAGACAGGCACCACCAACACTCCCACTGTGGTCAGTGCCAACCTCACAGTCCCCACACTGCTAGGGACAGGGCAGTTTGTGTGCTCCAACCCTCCCTGTGAGACCCATGAGACAGGTACCACCAACACAGCCACTTCTAGTATGGCTGGGCAGCACATGCTCTCCATCCCCTCATGCCTGCCCCAAGAAACAGGTACCGCCAATCTAGCTGCATCGAGCATGGCTGGGCAGCAAGTCTGCTCCAATCCCCCATGTGAGACCCATGAAACGGGTACCACCAACACGGCCACCATGGCCACATCCAACATGACCGGGAAGCGTGTGTGTACAAACCCCCCGTGTGAGACCCATGAGACAGGAACCACCAGCACTGCCACTACTGCCATGTCTAACATGGGTTCAGGGCAGCCAGCAACTGCCAGCCAGCAGCGTGAGACATATCACACTTACACAACTAATACCCCCACCACAGCCCGATCTAATATGGGCACTAGGGAGCCTGAGAAAGCACCGGCTCTTGCCAAGCCCACATGCCAAACCCATCAGACCAGCGCAACCGGTACCACCATGACTGTGAGAGCTACAGAGGCACCATGCCCAGCTGCTCCTCGGGTCTGCCCCAGTCCATCCTGTGAGCAGAGTACCACCGCCACAGGTTCTACGGGCCCCGTGACCAAGAGCAGCTCAGCTAGTGGGGGTAGTACCAGCACAGGCGTAGGGCAACTAGCCTTCATCAGCCGGCAGTCTGAGGTACAGCATACCCATACAACAAACACCCCAACTACAGCCCGGTCCAACATGGGCGCTGGGGAGGCCAATGGGGTACAGGGGCCCACCAAGCCCTCATGCCAAACACATCAAACCAGTTCCACCAGCACCACTATGACTGTGAAAGCCACAGAGGTGCTCTGCCTGGCCGCTGCCACCGCCGTCTCCTCCACCTGTTCCAACCCACCCTGTGAAACGCACGAGACTGGTACCACCAACACAGCCACTACCTCGAATGCAGGCACTCTCCAGCAGGTGTGCTCCAACCCACCCTGTGAGACCCACGAGACTGGCACCACACATACGGCCACCACTGCCACCTCCAATGTAGGCTCCAGTCAGCCCGGGCAGCAGATACCTGCTAGCCCTCATTGTGAGACTCACCAGACCACCTCCACTGGCACCACCATGACAGTCAACTTTGGGGTCCCACCCCCTGGGCCCAGCCCCTCCCGGAAGACCCTGGAGGCAGCCTTAGATTCTGCAGCAGCACCAGCTACTGCCAGCCCTGCGCCAACAGCCCCCTCCCCAGGGCAGAGGGTGTGTTCCAACCCCCCCTGTGAAACCCATGAGACAGGCACCACGCACACAGCTACCACTGTCACCTCAAACATGAGCTCAAACCAAG ACCCACCATCCACCACAGGTGGTCAGGGGGAGCCAGAGAACACCCAAGGGGAAAACATGACTTCCACCAGCTCCAACGCCATCACCACAACAGTCTCGTCCACACAGACCCGAGCTGTGACTGCTGTGACACAGTCCACTCCAGTTCCTGGTCCTTCAGTACCG AACATTTCAGCGATGACGGAGATGCCTCCTGATGCCATGACTACGGAAGCGTCTGTCTCAGCCACAATAGCAGTGGCTGTAACTGGCACAGATACACAAGAGGTGGCACTCTCAGCCACAGACATCCTCCAGCCCTTAGAGGAGATCCCAGCTGAGACTGAAGCTCCGCAGCAGCTGTTACAGCCTCCCTCTGCTCCTCCAGGAGAGCAAGCCGAGGGCACCCCAGCAACTCACAGCCCTGACCTACAGGCAGCGGTGGACATGAGTGGGGCTGGGGAACCCTCCCCGGGCCAGGAGGCTGCCAGCTCGGCAGTGGTGACTGCCGTCATGGTACAGCCACAGCCACAGCCTGAGGTGGACCAACTATCTCTGCCTCAAGAGCTGATGGCTGAGGCTCAGGCTGGCACCACAACCCTTATGGTTACAGGCCTTACCCCAGAGGAGTTGGCAGTGACAGCAGCCGCTGAGGCTGCAGCCCAGGCAGCAGCTACTGAGGAAGCCCAGGCCCTGGCAATCCAAGCTGTGCTCCAGGCAGCCCAGCAGGCCGTCATGG GTGCTGGTGAGCCAATGGACACATCAGATGCAGCCGCAGTGGCCCAGGCGGAGCTGGGGCACTTGACAGCCGAGGGCCAAGAGGGCCAGCCTACTTCCATCCCCATTGTGCTGACCCAGCAGGAGCTGGCTGCTTTGgtgcaacagcagcaacaactgCAGGAGGCCCAGGCCCAAGTTCAGGCTCAggtccaccaccaccaccaccaccaccaccaccacctgccCACAGAGGCTCTGGCCCCTGCTGACAGCCTCAATGACCCAGCCACAGAAAGTAATGGCCTCAGTGACCTAGCTGGTGCTGTCACCAGCACTGTGGCCCTGCTGCCTTCCACAGCGACAGAGA GTTTGGCACCATCCAACACATTTGTGGCTCCTCAGCCAGTGGCGCCCAGTCCGGCGAAGCTCCAGGCAGCTGCTGCCCTGGCTGAGGTAGCTAATGGCATCGAGTCACCAGTGGGG AAACCTGATCCCCTGCCTCCACCCATGAAAGCTACTGCCAAGAAGGAAAACCAGTGGTTCGATGTTGGGGTCATCAAAGGCACCAACATGATGGTCATGCACTATTTTCTGCCCCCAGACGATGCCCCAAGTGAT GATGACTCTGGCACCATCCCTGACTACAACCAGCTAAAGAAGCAAGAGCTCCAGCCGGGCACAGCCTACAAGTTCCGTGTCGCAGGCATCAATGCCTGTGGCCGGGGGCCCTTCAGCGAGATCTCCGCCTTTAAGACTTGTCTTCCTGGCTTTCCTGGGGCTCCTTGTGCCATTAAAATCAGTAAA